The Thermoplasmata archaeon DNA segment ATATGTTGGCTTCCAGGGTTTGTTGCAGTCATAGTAATCCTTCTTCTTTTGTTACGTTCCACCATAAAATTCGAGAGAATTCTTTCCCGCTCGCAGGACCTGAGGCTGGCACTACCCTTCACTCACGAATGCATCGTCTTCGGAATATTATCTCTGATATTTTTCATTTATTTTTTTGTCAGCCCCAATTATTATGACTACCGTGAGTACGAATTGAGCGCCGCCGTCAGTTCGGTTCTTTTTGGGTACCTGGGCATGGTCTCCGGCGCCCTCTGGACGTCCTGGGGCGTGGCCGCACGTCTCTTATTGAGAAATGCGGTGAAAGCCGATCAGGAGGCTCCGGAACCTTGAAGACTGGTTGAGTTGCTGGAGTGCTTCTGAGCAGATGGTTTTTTATTCCACCGCGCATTTAAGCATGATGGGTGGGTAGCTGAGGAAAAATTTCTGCCTTCTATGCCGGCATGAATCATTGCTCATATCGGATGCGCTGGGCCTCTGCGCTGACTGCATAAAGGGCAGGCCGGAGGAAGCCCTGCCCATCGCACTCGGGGCTCATGCGGAGAGCCGGAGGCGCTTCGGCCTCCCTCCCCACCCGCCCGGCCGCCCCCTCCCATTCACCCGCGCCCGACCCGCCGGCGGGCAGCCCGGGCCTCCCCCCGCCGCCCCCGGTCTCTCCGGTGTCTCCGGCGCTTCCGGCGTCCCCGGTGCCATGGAACCACCGTCCCATCCCGACCACGCGAGAAAAGTCCGCTGCACCCTGTGCGCCAATGAGTGCGCGATGGCGGGGGGCGAGAGGGGCTACTGCGGGCTCCGCGAGAACCGCGGCGGCCGGCTCCGCCACATCGCAGGAACCCCGATTAGGGGCATCGTGAGCGCCTATTACGACCCCCTCCCGACGAACTGCGTCGCCACCGACTTCTGCGCCGGCGGGTCTGGCGCCGGGTACCCGCGCTACGCTCACTATAATGGCCCGGAGAGGGGCTACAAAAATCTCGCCGTCTTCTACGGCGCCTGCTCCTTCGACTGCCTCTTCTGCCAGAACTGGCACTTCAGATATATGATAGAGAGGAGAGAGGCGATGAGCGCGGAGGAGCTCGCCGCGATGGTTGATGAAAAGACGTCGTGCATCTGTTATTTTGGCGGCGACCCGACGCCCCAGATGCCCCACGCCCTCGCGGCCTCCAGAATCGCTCTCGAGAGCGCAAGGGGAATTCTGCGCATATGCTGGGAGACCAACGGCTCGATGTCCCCCGCCCTACTCAAAAAGGCGGCAGAGCTCTCCCTGAGAACCGGCGGGACCATCAAGTTCGACCTGAAGGCATGGGACGAGAACCTCCACATCGCTTTATGCGGCGTCTCGAATCGCAGAACGCTAGAGAACTTCAGGACTGTGGCCAGCATGGCTGTTGAGAGGCCCGAGCCGCCGCTTCTGACCGCGAGCACCCTCCTCGTTCCCGGTTACATTGGCGTGGAGGAGGTGGACGCCCTAGCGCGCTTCATCGCCTCACTCGACCCATCCATACCCTACTCCCTCCTCGCCTTCCACCCTGACTTTGAGATGTCGGACCTCCCGACCACCTCCCGAGATGAGGCGATGGGGTGTTTGGAAGCAGCCAAGAGCCACCTGAAGAGGGTACGGGTGGGCAACCTCCACCTCCTCTCCTGAGCCGCGGCGGGACAGGAGGGGGAAAATGGTACCTACCACACTATCCATATAAACCCGGAGCCCCCAAGAGAGCATCATGGGCCAGGTGGATAGGGAGCGGAGCGGAGGGAAGGGGTGCAGGCGCATCGCCCGCGACCGGCGGGCTTCGGAGGGCTTCTTCGAGGAGCTCCCGGCCTTTCTGGTCGTTGTGGTCGGGCTGGCGATATTCTTCGTATCCATATATAGGATAGGTTCTTCCCTCGGAGAGGATGTGGAGCTCGCGCGACTCGATGGGGATTGCGAGCGACTCTATGAGGCGTTCAGGAGCTGGGCGCCCGTGCTCGAGAGGAGCCCGATTTCGCGCGAGCCCCTGACCGCCCATATTGACACCGTAAGGCTCGGCTCCCTGAACGACACGAGCCTTCGCTCCGGCCTCCACCCCGCGCACAACTTCAACATCACCGTCACGGACCTCCACACTGGACAGGTCTGGGGCTTCGGAAAGCCCGTTCCGGCAAACACAGGAGTGAGGGTCTCGGGTCCGGTGGTGGTCGTCGAGTCGAGTGGGGAGCACAACCCGGGGGAGCTCACGGTGGTGATGTGGAAATGAGGAAAATAAGAGGAGATGGGAAAGCCGTTTCGGCGCTCTTCGACGCCATCATATTCTTCATAATCCTCCTCGTCGCCACAG contains these protein-coding regions:
- a CDS encoding radical SAM protein, giving the protein MLISDALGLCADCIKGRPEEALPIALGAHAESRRRFGLPPHPPGRPLPFTRARPAGGQPGPPPAAPGLSGVSGASGVPGAMEPPSHPDHARKVRCTLCANECAMAGGERGYCGLRENRGGRLRHIAGTPIRGIVSAYYDPLPTNCVATDFCAGGSGAGYPRYAHYNGPERGYKNLAVFYGACSFDCLFCQNWHFRYMIERREAMSAEELAAMVDEKTSCICYFGGDPTPQMPHALAASRIALESARGILRICWETNGSMSPALLKKAAELSLRTGGTIKFDLKAWDENLHIALCGVSNRRTLENFRTVASMAVERPEPPLLTASTLLVPGYIGVEEVDALARFIASLDPSIPYSLLAFHPDFEMSDLPTTSRDEAMGCLEAAKSHLKRVRVGNLHLLS